In Sutterella faecalis, a genomic segment contains:
- the coaBC gene encoding bifunctional phosphopantothenoylcysteine decarboxylase/phosphopantothenate--cysteine ligase CoaBC, giving the protein MLQGKRITLIVSGGIAAFKSCEAARLLMKAGAEVQTVLTEHAAEFVTPLTFEALTGKPALTTEWAKNPYSVMPHIELARTSDLLLVMPATANLIAKAANGIADDLASTLIAARRSPIAFVPAMNQAMWSNPALKRNVEHLKLDGAAFFGPVEGLQACGDKGAGRMMEPAEICELADALFSPKTLSGKRVIITAGPTYEAIDPVRGVTNRSSGRQGFEIARAARNAGAEVTLIAGPVSLPTPVGVRRIDVVSARDMDQAVQTELDQSPCDLFIGVAAVADWRPGAVSIRKIKKDASGHSALQDLLWSENPDILARVGERPGAPLTVGFAAETAEGATLSAFAREKLIRKHAALIVANDARFALHSEENSIRIVSASEEEHFGPAPKRACAEFIVAAAARELARRG; this is encoded by the coding sequence ATGCTCCAGGGCAAACGCATCACGCTTATCGTTTCGGGCGGCATTGCCGCCTTCAAGAGCTGCGAGGCAGCGCGCCTTCTGATGAAGGCAGGCGCAGAAGTTCAGACCGTCCTCACCGAGCACGCCGCGGAATTCGTGACGCCCCTCACCTTCGAAGCGCTCACGGGCAAGCCCGCACTCACGACCGAATGGGCGAAGAACCCCTATTCCGTGATGCCCCATATTGAGCTTGCCCGCACGTCGGACCTCCTTCTCGTGATGCCCGCCACAGCGAACCTGATTGCCAAGGCGGCAAACGGCATCGCCGACGACCTCGCGAGCACGCTCATTGCCGCGAGACGCTCTCCGATCGCCTTTGTGCCCGCCATGAATCAGGCGATGTGGTCGAATCCCGCCTTGAAGCGCAATGTAGAACACCTGAAGCTCGACGGCGCAGCGTTTTTCGGCCCCGTCGAAGGCCTTCAGGCCTGCGGCGACAAGGGAGCCGGGCGCATGATGGAGCCCGCGGAAATCTGCGAGCTCGCCGACGCGCTCTTCTCGCCCAAGACACTCTCGGGTAAGCGCGTCATCATTACCGCCGGCCCCACCTACGAAGCGATCGACCCGGTGCGCGGCGTCACCAACCGCTCGAGCGGGCGCCAGGGCTTTGAAATTGCGCGCGCCGCGAGAAATGCCGGCGCCGAGGTCACGCTCATCGCGGGCCCGGTCAGTCTCCCGACGCCCGTGGGCGTGCGCCGCATTGACGTGGTTTCCGCCCGGGACATGGATCAGGCAGTTCAGACGGAACTTGACCAGTCTCCCTGCGACCTCTTCATCGGCGTCGCCGCCGTCGCCGACTGGCGTCCGGGTGCGGTGTCGATCCGCAAAATCAAGAAGGATGCTTCAGGCCATTCGGCGCTTCAGGACCTCCTCTGGAGCGAGAACCCCGACATTCTCGCCCGCGTGGGCGAACGTCCCGGTGCACCGCTCACGGTCGGCTTCGCCGCAGAGACGGCCGAGGGCGCAACGCTCTCCGCCTTTGCTCGCGAGAAGCTGATCCGCAAGCACGCCGCGCTCATCGTCGCCAACGACGCGCGCTTTGCGCTCCACTCTGAAGAAAATTCCATCCGCATTGTGAGCGCCTCTGAGGAGGAGCATTTCGGGCCGGCACCCAAGCGCGCCTGCGCCGAATTCATTGTGGCAGCTGCTGCACGGGAGCTCGCTCGCCGTGGATAA
- the lspA gene encoding signal peptidase II, with the protein MAQRVDAKRAARPAPGRATPLKFSLWTLFGFLVLSLDQATKFWFERAFDPGDIHPVLPGFNLVLAHNYGAAFSFLAEMGGWQRWVLSAFALVVVFVVLRMLWRHNARFLFSLSLTLIGAGALGNLCDRMASGYVIDFLDFYWRNWHWPAFNVADIAICMGAAGIVIDEFRHVNKEK; encoded by the coding sequence ATGGCTCAGAGAGTTGACGCAAAGCGCGCCGCCCGACCGGCTCCCGGCCGGGCGACGCCCCTGAAATTCAGCCTCTGGACCTTGTTCGGATTTCTCGTTCTCTCGCTCGACCAGGCCACCAAGTTCTGGTTCGAGCGGGCGTTCGACCCGGGCGACATTCATCCGGTGCTGCCGGGCTTCAACCTGGTGCTCGCCCACAATTACGGCGCAGCCTTCTCGTTTCTTGCGGAAATGGGCGGCTGGCAGCGGTGGGTGCTCTCCGCCTTTGCGCTCGTCGTCGTCTTTGTGGTGCTCAGAATGCTCTGGCGCCACAATGCGCGGTTTCTCTTCAGCCTCTCCCTCACGCTCATCGGGGCGGGAGCGCTCGGGAATCTCTGCGACCGGATGGCTTCCGGGTACGTGATCGACTTTCTCGACTTCTACTGGAGAAACTGGCACTGGCCCGCATTCAATGTGGCCGATATTGCAATCTGCATGGGCGCCGCAGGCATCGTCATCGATGAATTCCGGCACGTGAATAAGGAAAAATAG
- the dut gene encoding dUTP diphosphatase — translation MLIDLKILDERAREHLPKTATPGSAGVDLRAILDAPLVVAPGETKLLHTGLAIHVADPGFAALILPRSGLGHKKGIVLGNLVGLIDSDYQGELMLSIWNRSSEPYEVTPFERLAQLIVVPVVQPEFRIVESFDASERGTGGFGSTGVE, via the coding sequence ATGCTCATCGACCTCAAGATTCTTGACGAACGCGCCCGCGAACATCTTCCCAAAACGGCAACGCCGGGCTCCGCCGGCGTAGACCTGCGCGCCATCCTGGATGCGCCGCTCGTGGTTGCCCCGGGCGAAACGAAGCTCCTTCATACGGGTCTCGCCATTCACGTTGCCGACCCGGGCTTTGCCGCGCTCATTCTTCCGCGCTCCGGTCTCGGACACAAAAAGGGCATCGTGCTCGGCAATCTCGTCGGCCTCATCGACAGCGACTACCAGGGCGAACTCATGCTCTCCATCTGGAACAGAAGTTCTGAACCCTATGAAGTGACGCCCTTCGAGCGCTTGGCGCAGCTGATCGTCGTCCCGGTCGTTCAGCCTGAGTTCCGCATTGTCGAGTCCTTCGACGCCTCCGAGCGCGGCACGGGCGGCTTCGGCTCCACGGGCGTGGAATAG
- a CDS encoding IS110 family RNA-guided transposase, with amino-acid sequence MSKSNRTDTPLRAARAQISNPEITVHAMYRSAIGIDVHLNLLVCCHQKQVAGHREQSESRDFNTDRASIDAFAAWCRECNPDIILMESTGSLWQSPYEALERAGFTSEQLALINARDAKAAAGRKTDRKDASRLASLARTGNFKKSFVPEKAFRLQRVISRDLQKNRNDISRTSNRFGKSLNLTGCRPTTVFSDIRGGKAASLILMAKLRDDPHLFDVIKQNSRRLRASPEQIMQALNFEIEPMMKEQILALRKKIDQLEEYDRSTFERLRQLQAPYEKDIQLLITITGIQERSARMIYAELCADLKDHFPTSEQFTSWLGICPGDNTSAGKQKSGKCPKGNKHLRRTLIEAARGLVVGGTAALKEKFQVLKMRRGYRRAMVAFAHLLARIIYSVLTHQKGFEPYQSTAFRDTLMERAKNGVKQLLKLKGTKYVIADGLVVETKTGAILGAVVSS; translated from the coding sequence ATGAGTAAGTCTAACCGTACCGATACGCCATTGCGAGCTGCCCGTGCGCAGATCAGTAATCCCGAAATTACTGTTCACGCGATGTACCGCTCGGCAATAGGCATTGACGTTCATCTCAACCTACTCGTCTGCTGCCATCAGAAGCAGGTTGCAGGTCATCGTGAACAATCTGAGAGCCGGGATTTCAATACCGACCGCGCAAGCATCGATGCTTTCGCCGCCTGGTGCCGTGAATGCAATCCCGACATCATCCTTATGGAATCAACCGGGTCATTGTGGCAGAGCCCGTACGAAGCCCTCGAGAGAGCCGGCTTCACTTCTGAGCAGCTGGCTCTGATCAATGCCCGCGACGCCAAAGCGGCAGCCGGCCGCAAAACGGACCGCAAGGACGCATCACGTCTGGCGTCTCTTGCCCGAACGGGAAACTTCAAAAAATCCTTCGTGCCGGAGAAGGCCTTTCGTCTGCAGCGCGTCATTTCACGTGATCTGCAGAAGAACAGGAATGACATTTCCCGAACTTCCAATCGTTTCGGCAAGTCTCTGAATCTCACCGGATGCCGGCCTACAACGGTATTCAGCGACATCCGCGGAGGCAAAGCTGCCAGCCTCATCCTGATGGCCAAGCTCAGAGATGATCCGCACTTGTTTGATGTCATCAAGCAAAACAGCCGCCGGCTGCGGGCAAGCCCTGAGCAGATCATGCAGGCGCTCAACTTCGAAATCGAGCCGATGATGAAGGAGCAGATTCTGGCGCTCCGGAAAAAGATCGATCAGCTCGAGGAGTACGACCGAAGCACTTTCGAAAGGCTCCGCCAGCTGCAGGCTCCCTACGAGAAGGACATCCAGCTGCTCATTACCATAACGGGGATTCAGGAACGCTCGGCCCGCATGATTTACGCCGAACTCTGTGCGGATTTGAAGGACCACTTCCCCACGTCAGAGCAGTTTACTTCCTGGCTCGGCATTTGCCCGGGGGACAACACATCTGCCGGCAAACAGAAAAGTGGAAAATGCCCGAAAGGGAACAAACACCTGAGGCGCACGCTGATTGAAGCCGCCAGAGGACTTGTGGTCGGCGGTACCGCTGCGCTGAAGGAAAAATTCCAGGTGCTCAAGATGCGGCGCGGCTACAGGCGTGCCATGGTCGCCTTCGCACACCTGCTCGCACGCATCATTTATTCCGTTCTCACTCATCAGAAAGGCTTTGAGCCTTACCAGTCAACGGCGTTTCGGGACACCTTGATGGAACGAGCAAAGAACGGCGTAAAGCAGTTGCTGAAACTCAAAGGAACGAAATACGTGATCGCTGACGGCCTGGTTGTGGAGACGAAAACGGGTGCGATCCTAGGCGCAGTCGTCAGCAGTTAG
- a CDS encoding ATP-binding protein, whose product MHMYPRPLYLEQLLRFKDSPVVKVITGMRRCGKSALLELYRDALLNSGVPPERIFSFNFESLANADLLDYMALYKRVMANAGETKEKVYLLFDEIQEVEGWQKAVNAFRVDLNADITITGSNARLLSGELATLIAGRYVEIRVWPLSFAEFLLFNGLKTESCDLLKAFDAFVRQGGLPGLHQIGGGMEARMQYLGDIFDAVLLKDVVQRNNVRDVELLSRIIMFLMDNIGSPFSAKTVSDFLKSQGRKLSTETVYNYLRFLERAFIVEKAKRFDLKGKKLLETQEKIFVCDTGIRNAVVGFRPDDIAGLLENIVYLHLRQKGYDVTIGKLDALEVDFVARKRDVQIYIQVCYLLTDENRARELAPLQKIKDNYPKFLLTMSPMAEGSIDGIMVKDFIKFLLDF is encoded by the coding sequence ATGCATATGTATCCGCGCCCGCTCTACCTCGAACAACTTCTGCGCTTCAAAGACAGCCCCGTCGTCAAGGTGATTACGGGAATGCGCCGCTGCGGGAAAAGCGCCCTGCTTGAGCTCTATAGAGATGCATTGCTCAATAGCGGCGTGCCCCCGGAAAGAATCTTCAGCTTCAATTTTGAGTCTCTTGCCAATGCAGATCTGCTCGACTATATGGCGCTCTACAAGCGCGTCATGGCGAATGCCGGAGAGACGAAAGAGAAAGTCTATCTCCTCTTCGATGAGATTCAGGAAGTGGAAGGCTGGCAGAAGGCCGTCAACGCGTTCCGGGTGGATCTCAATGCGGACATCACCATCACCGGCTCCAATGCAAGGCTCCTTTCCGGTGAGCTTGCAACGCTCATTGCCGGGCGGTATGTCGAAATCCGCGTCTGGCCGCTGAGCTTTGCGGAGTTTCTGCTCTTTAACGGCCTGAAGACCGAATCGTGCGACCTTCTCAAAGCTTTCGACGCCTTTGTCCGCCAGGGAGGCCTCCCGGGGCTGCACCAGATCGGCGGCGGCATGGAAGCCCGGATGCAGTACCTGGGCGACATTTTCGACGCCGTGCTGCTGAAGGACGTCGTGCAGCGCAACAACGTGCGCGATGTCGAGCTCCTCTCAAGAATCATTATGTTTTTAATGGATAATATTGGAAGTCCATTTTCCGCGAAGACTGTGTCGGACTTCCTGAAGAGCCAGGGGAGAAAGCTCAGCACGGAAACGGTATACAACTATCTCCGCTTTCTCGAGCGCGCCTTCATCGTTGAGAAGGCAAAACGCTTCGACCTCAAGGGCAAAAAACTTCTCGAAACGCAGGAAAAGATTTTTGTCTGCGATACCGGCATTCGCAATGCGGTTGTCGGCTTCCGCCCTGACGACATTGCCGGGCTCCTCGAAAATATCGTCTATCTCCATCTGAGGCAGAAGGGATACGACGTGACCATCGGAAAGCTTGATGCGCTCGAGGTTGACTTTGTCGCCAGGAAGCGCGACGTGCAGATCTACATCCAGGTCTGCTACCTTCTCACCGATGAGAACCGGGCGCGGGAACTCGCGCCGCTTCAGAAAATCAAGGACAACTATCCGAAATTCCTCCTCACGATGAGTCCTATGGCTGAGGGATCCATAGATGGAATAATGGTTAAAGATTTTATTAAATTTTTATTAGATTTTTAA